TTATCTTTAGCTTTGCTGTGAGCTGTCAGCTATGAGCTGAGGGCTAGATCAGGAGGAGCTTCGGATGTTCGAGTTCAACAGGATCAAGCGGCTTCCGCCCTATGTGTTCGCCATCGTCAACACCCTCAAGATGGATTACCGCAGGAAGGGCGAGGACATCATCGACCTCGGGATGGGCAATCCCGACATGCCGACGCCGAGGCATATCGTCGACAAGCTCTGCGAAGCCTCCAATAACCCGAAAAACCACCGCTATTCGGCCTCGAAGGGCATCACGCAGCTCCGCTGCGCCATCTCGGAATGGTACAAGCGGCGGTTCGATGTCGATATCGACCCCGAATCGGAAGCGGTGGTGACCATAGGCTCCAAAGAGGGGCTTTCGCATCTCGCCCTCGCCACGATTCAGCCCGGCGATGTGGTGATGACGCCGACGCCCGCCTATCCCATCCATCCCTACAGCGTCATCATCGCCGGCGGGGAGATTATCACTGTGCCTATCGGACCGGGATACGACTTTTTCGAGGAGCTCGAAAAGACGCTCAAGAAGACCTGGCCGCGTCCCAAGATGCTGATCCTGAACTTCCCGCACAACCCGACGACGACCGTTGTCGAAGGACTCGATTTCTACACGAAGGTGGTGGACTTCGCCAGGGAGAACAACATCATCGTGATCCAGGATTTCGCTTATGCCGACCTGGTCTTCGATGACTACACCGCGCCGAGCATCCTCCAGGCGCCGGGTGCGAAGGAGGTGGCGGTCGAGTTTTTTTCGCTCACCAAGAGCTACTCCATGGCGGGCTGGCGGGTCGGGTTCTGCTGCGGCAGCAGAGAGGTAGTGGCTGCTCTCATAAAAATCAAGAGCTATCTCGATTACGGGATGTTCCAGCCCATACAGATCGCGAGCATCGTCGCGCTGCGGGGGCCGCAGGACTGCGTTGCGGACATCCGCACGGTCTACCAGTCGCGCAGGAACGCGCTCATCAAAGGGCTGAAGAGCGCCGGATGGCAGGTGGAACCGCCGAAAGCGACCATGTTCGTCTGGGCCGGGATCCCGGAGCCGTTCAGGAAGATGGGCTCCCTCGAATTCTGCAAATACCTGATCACCGAAGGCAAGGTGGCGGTATCTCCCGGCATCGGCTTCGGCGAGGGCGGCGATCACTATGTCCGCTTCGCTCTCGTCGAGAACGAGCATCGTATTCGTCAGGCGACGGCAGGAATAAAAAAAGCGCTCAATAAGGGGTAATCGCAGCGGTTATGAAAAAGGACAGCATATCGGTTGGCATCATCGGCTTCGGGACGGTCGGCTCAGGGACTGCACGGATACTGCTTGAGAACAGGAGCCTTCTGCGGGAACGGACCGGCTTCGACATCGTGCTCAAGCGCATCGCCGATCTCGATGTCACGAAGGACAGGGGATTCGCCGTGCCTGAAGGGGTGCTGACGACCGATGCCCGGTCGCTCCTCACCGATCCCGACATCGATATCGTCGTGGAGCTCATCGGCGGCATCCGGCCGGCAAAGGACCTCATCCTCGAAGCGCTGCGCAACAGGAAGCATGTGGTTACGGCGAACAAGGCGCTGCTCGCCA
This is a stretch of genomic DNA from Nitrospirota bacterium. It encodes these proteins:
- a CDS encoding aminotransferase class I/II-fold pyridoxal phosphate-dependent enzyme, giving the protein MFEFNRIKRLPPYVFAIVNTLKMDYRRKGEDIIDLGMGNPDMPTPRHIVDKLCEASNNPKNHRYSASKGITQLRCAISEWYKRRFDVDIDPESEAVVTIGSKEGLSHLALATIQPGDVVMTPTPAYPIHPYSVIIAGGEIITVPIGPGYDFFEELEKTLKKTWPRPKMLILNFPHNPTTTVVEGLDFYTKVVDFARENNIIVIQDFAYADLVFDDYTAPSILQAPGAKEVAVEFFSLTKSYSMAGWRVGFCCGSREVVAALIKIKSYLDYGMFQPIQIASIVALRGPQDCVADIRTVYQSRRNALIKGLKSAGWQVEPPKATMFVWAGIPEPFRKMGSLEFCKYLITEGKVAVSPGIGFGEGGDHYVRFALVENEHRIRQATAGIKKALNKG